A single Venturia canescens isolate UGA chromosome 1, ASM1945775v1, whole genome shotgun sequence DNA region contains:
- the LOC122417726 gene encoding uncharacterized protein — MIPEQTAGNGNHYDEPLIVLEQPEGNIAHYDEPPMVPEQPGNNIPYYNEPPMVPEQPEGNIAHYDEPPVYLEIGKILAAHGQQRIPAHPPEQEKNVTFPLTLCRGCMGAAPVMVLVPCGHLAFCDRCYQRNNEVRAKNEARFFNNFIIHVEEYARPTPTCSVCRTAYTTVIL; from the coding sequence ATGATTCCTGAGCAAACAGCAGGTAATGGTAATCATTATGATGAACCACTGATTGTTCTTGAGCAGCCGGAAGGTAATATTGCTCATTACGACGAACCGCCGATGGTTCCTGAGCAGCCGGGAAATAATATTCCTTATTATAATGAACCACCGATGGTTCCTGAGCAGCCGGAAGGTAATATTGCTCATTACGACGAACCGCCCGTTTATCTAGAAATTGGTAAAATTCTGGCTGCTCATGGACAGCAAAGAATCCCAGCTCACCCTCCtgagcaagaaaaaaacgttactTTTCCACTGACGCTATGCCGTGGTTGTATGGGGGCTGCACCAGTAATGGTTTTAGTTCCATGTGGACATCTCGCGTTTTGCGATAGGTGTTATCAACGGAATAACGAAgtaagagccaaaaacgaggcccgtttcttcaataatttcatCATCCATGTTGAGGAATATGCACGGCCAACACCAACATGTTCTGTTTGTCGTACTGCATACACGACGgtca